tttttttatattttcaggaaatGGAGAGCCACATCAAATTCATAGACAGTGACTGGGATGATGCATCCGAGTTGTCGACATTGCATTTGTCCTACCTTGTACAACTTCTTCTCCCAGTTCGTCATGTAGGCTGGAAGAAAGAAAATACGTTTCACAAACCTTTTAACATACCTCTGATTAGCGGGATCGATCACACATGTATACCAACTGGGAGTACGGCCGAAGGTTTGAACATTCCGAAATGTATTGTTAACAATTCGTCGATGTTTGAAGTGTTCTCAGATACTGATTTACTTTGCGTatcatattgtttgaaaatatcaaCAAGAGAAATACATGGTACTGGATCAGGTTTTTCTGGTTACTTtgattacaatgaaaatatgGCTCCTGGTTATACAAAAATCTGTTTTATTGACGAAGTTACAAACAAAGATGTATTAACTTTCGACAGTAAAAgcggaaaacattttttaaacagagAGAATTTCATAAAAGGAGCTTATTCAGACGCGAAAGTACATTTAGAAACAGATAAAGATACTTCTATACAAGGTCCTGCACTGTCCGTTACTGAACAGGAACTCGTTGAATTTAAGGGAAAGTTCGATCAACATGCAGGTGTTTCACGCGATATAGTACTGGCCTTACCATGTGCTCCGTGGCCGACTATTGCAGATAAATGGAAACAACGAGCAAAGTTGTCATCTTGGTTACAGTTACAGCCAAGTCTGGTGGAATCGATAATAGAAGATGGTTGTCATGTCGTTGGAACTCCTCCAAAGAAAAGTCAGAATCCCGACCTAGAGTGGAGAATATCTTTCTCGGCTTCGGAAGGAAGATTGGCGCGAGAGGCTGTTACTGATCATCAGAGACAGTGTTACATTTACCTGAAAATTCTACGCCATCAAGTTATGAAGCCTGACCCGGTTCTGTCTTCGTatgttttcaaatcagtcttcTTCTATGCCTGCGAAAAATTACCAGTCAGCTTCTGGAGAGATCGTCCTGGTAACTGTATTTTATACATGCTGGACTTATTACTGGAATGCCTGAAAAGAAGGCACGTGCCAACCTATTTTGTGCCAGAGAACAATCTTATAAATCATCTCTCTGAAGCAGAGCTTGATATGGCAATATTCCAAGTTCAGAATCTCCGAGACAATCCTATTTCTCCGGTGCTTGAATTTACAAACCGTCGGTCATTTGCATATCATAGTCAGATCGTACCATTTAGCTCGATGGCACAACCCCTTTTAGACGACATGAAAACTTTCGCAGCTCATAGAGATAGACGGAGGGCAGTGAACGATGGATTTCTGCTGACTGCTGTTACTATATGCCAATTTTATCTGTTAGAACATATGGGTGAACAGTACAAGGAATTTGAAGTACAAAAACACCAAGAAGGTATTCAAACCTTGATTCATTTGTACAACCAATGGTTAAAGCCATCGCAATTTTCTGTGCCTCCTTTGGTATCTTTTATCGCTTCTATTGGCTTTGAAATGGAGGACCATGCACAGTCATGTGATTTCTATGAAGCGGTTGTCACCCTTGGGGATGTATACCCGGAATTTTTGGATCTAAGAGGAAACTTGGCTTCCTTGTATCATTCAAGCGCATATACTTTCACAGACACTTCGGCACGagacaaatatttgagaaaagcCAATGATCTGTTTAAAGAATTATACAATGAAAACACACATTGTGTGATCGATTACGTCACATATCTTGTGAAGGAAAACCAGTTTGAAGAAGCAAAGTGTGTTATCGAAGAGTTCCTGGACAAAGCCGATGAAACAACAAACATCGTGTTCAGTTACTCCATAAAAGAAATGGAAATCATAGATGATAACTTACGGAAACATGTGCAAGCCCATGGGATTGTATTTGGTGACGCCTTATCATTCGCATACTACTATTTAGTGAAATGTCTCTGTTCGCTCCAGCAACAAAGTCTATCGCAAGTTTCAGAGGCACTGTGTAAATTAGAACAACATTGTAAAGAAACTAAAACAGAAAGTTCGTTTGACTTTTACAATGAAGCAAAGACAATGAGTGCAGAGAGTAAGCATAATCTTCCATTTATATCGCCTGCAACCACTTGTATGCTCATTGCTGCAGTGTTTCCGTCTTTATTCACGTTGATAATTCGGGCTATAAGACGTCGATAAACGTTTACAAAgaatgataataaaatgaaacatgtACGTGGACAATGTTAGATATTTCCATTTGGgcatgaaatacatgtacatgaacatGTTTAAATTGCGTGGATGAATTAGTCTGGAGGTCTGTACTACACTCTCTATGTAATATGGATTTTCGTCAtgtttgtcagtctgtctgcatTGCATTGGCACCTTGCGGATATTActattttataaaagacaataaAGTATACATCTCTTATATGGACCTGTTTGTGCTTTAATTAAATGGACGTCTGTCAGGATTAAAATGAGATGGACAACcatgaaaaataatcaaaactgCAGAGTAAACATCAAATGGGTAACATTTAAAATTCCATTAAGAAATGGAAATTGTCGATTTTTGCAAGCTCAggcaatatacatttgtattttgaggGGGAAACAAGTAACTTCGTATCTCCCAAAACGAAAATGAACAAATCCCTGTCACGGACTGTAATTGTCAGTGGTGGCACTGATACAACGGTGGAAATGTTTCTGTCTAATTTTTGTCACTGGTCATAGAGTAGGCGGGTGAATATTAGCGTATCATTTAACACCAACCGCCGATGTGCTATACCCCTTCTTTTCGTCAGAAGTCTCGTGCCTATATATCTATAggttatacattttatgtatgcaGGTCTTGACGTGAGATCATTTGAAAGTCACTATTATTCTATTCTAAGAAGAGCGAAGTAACAacaataaatagttttaaaaaagaaatatcaagatTAAAAATGAAAGTTGATTGAATGTATTTTGTCCTATGAcctataaaagaaaaaaaaatagatactGTTGATAATAACAACTTGAACCTCTCAGTGTATTTATACAAGCCAAATGCGAAGGACGTGTGCTAAACTATTGTTGAATAATGCATTTCTAGTAGCCTACAAAGAAATTGTCAGTGTGCATTGCTATCGATCTCCAGATCTACTAAAATCTGTTATTACATACACGACTGACTACTTTAATTCatatcaaatttcatttgaactggCACGGTATCAAAACGtcgaaaacaaattttaaaatgcagttttaaaacaGGGTTATTGCATAAAGGAATTtattttattgtagaaatttagccAGTAGTCTTAGGAGTTTTCTAAATATGGGTACGGTACTTTCTTTTGCGGCGAGTTACATATCAAACCTTTTCTACAGCGGTaagaatttgttttgtttatttatcatttaatgttaagaaaaatatgtagaaatattgGTAATCTATAGTTATACAGAGCAATTGGATAAGTTAGGCTTTAAAAGTACAGTAGTATGATCATGGAATTTAATTTATCGATCTGCCTATCAAATGTTGATAGTTACCAAGTTCGGGTCCACAACTTGCAAGCCAGAAGAATGCCCCGAGCCGTATGCTACTGCTCTATTTTTGTGGATCTTAAGTGATTTCTAATACTTGTTATACTTTATTTAACATGAATGCGTGAATTGTATTAAAGATTCGTATGTTCATAATCTGTAGTACTTCCTGgttcaaaataaatgtcaaaacaCATTGTAACGATCCTCTTATTTTAACCACCCCAGGTGCAGATGCGGGACCAATTTACATCAATTTCAACAAGGACGATTGGGATGCAGTATCTAACACACCGACCATGCATTTGTCATTCTTGATTAAGACACTTCTCCCAACCCGGTTAGTAGGTTGGCAGAATGCCAAAAAGCCATTTGAAAATTGTTCGGAAAACTGTCCAGACTTTGGAAAGGACATCAGCCTAATAATGACTGGTAGTATGGCAGAAGGGTTCATGATACCTGTAACATTAGAGAGAACAAATCCGTCAACTTTGGTAATTCATTCAGATGTAGATGT
This window of the Mercenaria mercenaria strain notata chromosome 5, MADL_Memer_1, whole genome shotgun sequence genome carries:
- the LOC123556848 gene encoding uncharacterized protein LOC123556848 is translated as MESHIKFIDSDWDDASELSTLHLSYLVQLLLPVRHVGWKKENTFHKPFNIPLISGIDHTCIPTGSTAEGLNIPKCIVNNSSMFEVFSDTDLLCVSYCLKISTREIHGTGSGFSGYFDYNENMAPGYTKICFIDEVTNKDVLTFDSKSGKHFLNRENFIKGAYSDAKVHLETDKDTSIQGPALSVTEQELVEFKGKFDQHAGVSRDIVLALPCAPWPTIADKWKQRAKLSSWLQLQPSLVESIIEDGCHVVGTPPKKSQNPDLEWRISFSASEGRLAREAVTDHQRQCYIYLKILRHQVMKPDPVLSSYVFKSVFFYACEKLPVSFWRDRPGNCILYMLDLLLECLKRRHVPTYFVPENNLINHLSEAELDMAIFQVQNLRDNPISPVLEFTNRRSFAYHSQIVPFSSMAQPLLDDMKTFAAHRDRRRAVNDGFLLTAVTICQFYLLEHMGEQYKEFEVQKHQEGIQTLIHLYNQWLKPSQFSVPPLVSFIASIGFEMEDHAQSCDFYEAVVTLGDVYPEFLDLRGNLASLYHSSAYTFTDTSARDKYLRKANDLFKELYNENTHCVIDYVTYLVKENQFEEAKCVIEEFLDKADETTNIVFSYSIKEMEIIDDNLRKHVQAHGIVFGDALSFAYYYLVKCLCSLQQQSLSQVSEALCKLEQHCKETKTESSFDFYNEAKTMSAESKHNLPFISPATTCMLIAAVFPSLFTLIIRAIRRR